The DNA window TAGCAACTAAACGAATTTTTTGAGCAGAAGAACGAATTTGATTATATTTAGCTAATATATTCATATTATATTTCTTTATTTTTTTATTTAAGTGGTTTTTTAATTTTTTTATCTGCAATATGCCCTCTATAAGTTCTCGTAACAGAAAACTCTCCCAATTTATGACCTACCATTTCTTCTATAACAAACACTGGAACATGATTACGACCATTATGTACTAATATAGTTAAACCAATCATATTTGGAAAAATAGTAGATCGTCGAGACCATGTACGAATTGGTTTTTTTTTTCCTTCTTTTAATGATTTTTGAATCTTATTT is part of the Buchnera aphidicola (Cinara cuneomaculata) genome and encodes:
- the rpsS gene encoding 30S ribosomal protein S19; protein product: MPRSLRKGPFIDAHLLNKIQKSLKEGKKKPIRTWSRRSTIFPNMIGLTILVHNGRNHVPVFVIEEMVGHKLGEFSVTRTYRGHIADKKIKKPLK